One stretch of Thermus thermamylovorans DNA includes these proteins:
- a CDS encoding ABC transporter permease, whose amino-acid sequence MGPSRVGLAFPEVVRIALRAIAANPLRSALTALGVVIGVAAVVALTMVGQGTTRQVVGLLEGLGTNLLTVGPAQGPRGSTGGLVRGGGPANLPLADAWAILEAFPEEVVGVAPTVQASFQVRQGALNQRVTVVGTWPDFARVRNASPERGAFFTWEDLEGRGRVAVLGATLAQELFAEEDPLGQRLRIQGVPFTVIGVLPEVQGPGNPNRQVLVPLSTYFQRLARPEPGEPRVNAIYLQGADRQGLRDLQARLEALLAERRGLADPEAYDFYVVSQQEVLESVNQTTLLLTLFLGGVAAISLLVGGIGIMNIMLVSVTERTREIGVRKALGARPRDVLAQFLAESVVLSVGGAVLGVGLGLLMARLVGQAIGVVPVFSPLSVAVAFLFAVLVGVFFGLYPAWRAARLDPVEALRYE is encoded by the coding sequence ATGGGGCCCTCCAGGGTGGGGCTTGCCTTCCCCGAGGTGGTGCGCATCGCCCTCCGGGCCATCGCCGCCAACCCCCTGCGCTCCGCCCTCACCGCCTTGGGGGTGGTTATCGGGGTGGCGGCGGTGGTGGCCCTCACCATGGTGGGCCAGGGGACCACCCGGCAGGTGGTGGGCCTCCTGGAGGGGCTGGGCACCAACCTCCTCACCGTGGGCCCGGCCCAGGGCCCCCGGGGCTCCACCGGGGGCCTGGTGCGGGGGGGAGGCCCGGCCAACCTCCCCCTGGCCGACGCCTGGGCCATCCTGGAGGCCTTCCCCGAGGAGGTGGTGGGGGTGGCCCCCACGGTGCAGGCCAGCTTCCAGGTCCGCCAGGGGGCCCTGAACCAGCGGGTTACGGTGGTGGGCACCTGGCCCGACTTCGCCCGGGTGCGCAACGCCAGCCCCGAGCGGGGGGCCTTCTTCACCTGGGAGGACCTGGAGGGGCGGGGGCGGGTGGCGGTCCTGGGGGCTACCCTGGCCCAGGAGCTCTTCGCCGAGGAGGACCCCCTGGGCCAGCGCCTGCGCATCCAGGGGGTGCCCTTCACCGTGATCGGGGTCCTCCCCGAGGTCCAGGGCCCGGGGAACCCCAACCGCCAGGTCCTGGTCCCCCTCTCCACCTACTTCCAGCGCCTGGCCCGGCCGGAGCCGGGGGAGCCCCGGGTGAACGCCATCTACCTCCAGGGGGCGGACCGCCAGGGCCTCAGGGACCTCCAGGCCCGCCTCGAGGCCCTGCTGGCCGAGCGGCGGGGCCTGGCCGACCCCGAGGCTTACGATTTCTACGTGGTCAGCCAGCAGGAGGTCCTGGAGAGCGTCAACCAGACCACCCTCCTCCTCACCCTTTTCCTCGGGGGGGTGGCGGCCATCAGCCTCCTGGTGGGGGGGATCGGCATCATGAACATCATGCTGGTCTCCGTCACCGAGCGGACCCGGGAGATCGGGGTGCGCAAGGCCCTGGGGGCCAGGCCCAGGGACGTCCTGGCCCAGTTCCTGGCGGAGTCCGTGGTCCTCTCCGTGGGGGGTGCGGTCCTGGGGGTGGGCCTGGGCCTCCTCATGGCCCGCCTGGTGGGCCAGGCCATCGGGGTGGTCCCCGTCTTCTCCCCCTTGAGCGTGGCCGTGGCCTTCCTCTTCGCGGTCCTCGTGGGGGTCTTCTTCGGCCTCTACCCCGCCTGGCGGGCGGCGCGGCTGGACCCGGTGGAGGCCCTGCGCTACGAGTAG
- the ruvA gene encoding Holliday junction branch migration protein RuvA — MIRYLRGTVVRKGEDRFLLLVGGVGFLLQAPQPFLQGLREGQEAEAYTHLQLREEGPLLYGFPDEESLLLFELLLSVSGVGPKAALALLSALGPRLLARALAEGDLRLLTAASGVGKRLAERIALELKGKVPPHLLTGQKVESQAAEEAILALAALGFKEGQARGVVLDLLAKNPGAKAQELIKEALKRLR; from the coding sequence ATGATCCGCTACCTCAGGGGCACCGTGGTGCGCAAGGGGGAGGACCGCTTCCTCCTCCTGGTGGGGGGGGTGGGCTTCCTCCTCCAGGCCCCCCAGCCCTTCCTGCAAGGGCTTCGCGAGGGGCAGGAGGCCGAGGCCTACACCCACCTTCAGCTCCGGGAGGAGGGGCCCCTCCTCTACGGCTTCCCCGACGAGGAGAGCCTCCTCCTCTTTGAGCTCCTCCTCTCCGTGAGCGGGGTGGGGCCCAAGGCGGCCCTCGCCCTCCTCTCCGCCCTGGGGCCCAGGCTCCTGGCCCGGGCCCTGGCGGAAGGGGACCTGAGGCTCCTCACCGCGGCGAGCGGCGTGGGAAAGCGGCTTGCCGAGCGCATCGCCCTGGAGCTCAAGGGCAAGGTGCCCCCCCACCTCCTCACCGGGCAAAAGGTGGAAAGCCAGGCGGCGGAGGAGGCCATCCTGGCCCTGGCCGCCCTGGGCTTCAAGGAGGGCCAGGCCCGGGGGGTGGTGCTGGACCTGCTGGCCAAAAACCCGGGGGCCAAGGCCCAGGAGCTCATCAAGGAGGCCCTGAAGCGGCTCCGGTAG
- a CDS encoding enoyl-CoA hydratase/isomerase family protein, which yields MVLKERREGILHLTLNRPERLNALTGALLDELHAALKEANGDPEVRALLLTGAGRAFCAGQDLAEFGEQKPDYEAHLRRYNRVVEAMAGLEKPLVVAVNGAAAGAGMSLALWGDYRLAAEEASFATAFTRIGLVPDSGMSFLLPRLVGLAKAQELLLLSPRLSAKEALSLGLVHRVVPGERLLEEALAVARELAQGPTRAYALTRKLLLETYRLSLTEALALEAILQGEAGRTLDHEEGVRAFREKRPPRFQGR from the coding sequence ATGGTGCTGAAGGAAAGACGGGAAGGCATCCTCCACCTCACCCTGAACCGGCCGGAACGGCTCAACGCCCTCACGGGAGCGCTCCTGGACGAGCTCCACGCCGCCCTAAAGGAGGCGAACGGGGACCCGGAGGTGCGGGCCCTCCTCCTCACCGGGGCGGGGCGGGCCTTTTGTGCGGGGCAGGACCTCGCGGAGTTTGGGGAGCAAAAGCCCGACTACGAGGCCCACCTGCGCCGCTACAACCGGGTGGTGGAGGCCATGGCCGGCCTGGAGAAGCCCCTGGTGGTGGCGGTGAACGGGGCAGCGGCGGGGGCGGGGATGAGCCTGGCCCTTTGGGGGGATTACCGGCTGGCGGCGGAGGAGGCCAGCTTCGCCACCGCCTTCACCCGCATCGGCCTGGTGCCGGACTCGGGGATGAGCTTCCTCCTCCCGCGCCTCGTGGGCCTGGCCAAGGCCCAGGAGCTCCTCCTCCTCTCCCCCAGGCTCTCCGCCAAGGAGGCCCTCTCCCTGGGCCTGGTGCACCGGGTGGTGCCGGGGGAAAGGCTTCTGGAGGAGGCCCTGGCGGTGGCCCGGGAGCTGGCCCAGGGGCCCACCCGGGCCTACGCCCTCACCCGGAAGCTCCTCCTGGAGACCTACCGGCTTTCCCTCACGGAGGCCCTTGCCCTCGAGGCCATCCTCCAGGGGGAGGCGGGCCGCACCCTGGACCACGAGGAGGGGGTAAGGGCCTTCCGGGAAAAACGCCCCCCCCGGTTCCAGGGCCGATGA
- a CDS encoding ABC transporter ATP-binding protein: MLLELKGVKKVYRNGEAAFPALKGVDLRVAEGEMLAVMGPSGSGKSTLLQILGLLDRPTEGEYLLLGRPTAGLSEEERAYLRNRFIGFVFQAFFLLPRLTAVENVEVPLAYAGVPPRERRRRALALLERVGLLERAGSLPNQLSGGQRQRVAIARARALRPPLLLADEPTGALDTRTGEEILDLFGELNREGTTVIVVTHEAGVAERTRRIVRVRDGAIVADEGRG, translated from the coding sequence GTGCTCCTGGAGCTCAAGGGGGTGAAGAAGGTCTACCGCAACGGCGAGGCGGCCTTCCCCGCCCTCAAGGGGGTGGACCTGCGGGTGGCGGAGGGGGAGATGCTCGCGGTCATGGGGCCTTCGGGCAGCGGCAAGAGCACCCTGCTGCAGATCCTGGGCCTCCTGGACCGGCCCACGGAGGGGGAGTACCTCCTCCTGGGGCGGCCCACCGCCGGGCTTTCCGAGGAGGAGCGGGCCTACCTGCGCAACCGCTTCATCGGCTTCGTCTTCCAGGCCTTCTTCCTCCTGCCCCGGCTCACCGCGGTGGAGAACGTGGAGGTCCCCTTGGCCTACGCCGGGGTGCCCCCGAGGGAGCGCAGGCGGCGGGCCCTGGCCCTCCTGGAGCGGGTGGGCCTCCTGGAGAGGGCGGGAAGCCTCCCCAACCAGCTCTCCGGGGGGCAGCGCCAGCGGGTGGCCATCGCCCGGGCCCGGGCCCTGAGGCCGCCCCTCCTCCTCGCCGACGAGCCCACCGGGGCCCTGGACACCAGGACGGGGGAGGAGATCCTGGACCTCTTCGGGGAGCTCAACCGGGAGGGGACCACGGTGATCGTGGTCACCCACGAGGCCGGGGTGGCGGAGAGGACCCGCCGCATCGTGCGGGTGCGGGACGGGGCCATCGTGGCCGACGAGGGGAGGGGGTAG